The Pelodiscus sinensis isolate JC-2024 chromosome 30, ASM4963464v1, whole genome shotgun sequence genome has a window encoding:
- the LOC142821294 gene encoding olfactory receptor 6C75-like, translated as MSVSKKKTLQNVQTHIMEKAEGGNQTLISEFILLGFGNGPELQPLLFLVFLVIYFVTVAGNLLIVVLVVADRHLHTPMYYFLGNLSFLETCYTSIFLPRLLASLLTGDRIVSVQGCIVQLWIFGVMSTTEAMLLAAMSYDRYLAICHPLRYAALMNCRVCGQLVGGSWMSSFLSCTVVNIFLFQLTFCGSKEIDHFFCDFSPMIKLSCVDTRTLELVSFVSAAIGALVPCLLTLMSYICIIATILGIPSSTGRQKAFSTCSSHLIVLTIFYVTVITIYVVPTANTPKLLSKIFSVFYIILTPLINPVIYCLRNKEVKESLRKAILKLPTFRM; from the exons atgtctgtctccaagaaaaagactcttcagaaTGTgcaa ACACATATTATGGAAAAAGCAGAAGGAGGAAACCAAACGCTCATCTCAGAATTCATCCTTTTAGGATTTGGGAAcggccctgaactgcagcccctgctCTTCTTGGTGTTTCTAGTGATCTACTTTGTGACTGTGGCTGGGAACCTCCTCATCGTTGTGCTAGTGGTGGCTGATCGGCACCTTCACACGCCCATGTACTACTTCTTGGGGAACTTGTCCTTCCTGGAGACCTGTTACACCTCCATCTTCctacccaggctgctggccagtctcctgaCTGGAGACAGAATTGTTTCTGTTCAGGGTTGCATTGTGCAATTATGGATTTTTGGTGTCATGTCAACTACAGAAGCTATGCTGCTCGCAGCCATGTCGTACGATCGGTACCTAGCGATCTGCCACCCCCTCCGTTATGCTGCTCTGATGAACTGCAGGGTTTGTGGCCAGCTCGTGGGAGGGTCCTGGATGAGTAGCTTCCTGAGCTGCACCGTAGTAAATATTTTTTTGTTCCAATTAACGTTCTGTGGTTCCAAAGAAATtgaccatttcttctgtgatttCTCGCCCATGATAAAGCTGTCGTGTGTTGATACCCGCACTCTGGAATTGGTTTCATTTGTTTCTGCTGCCATCGGGGCGCTTGTGCCCTGTCTCCTGACCCTGATGTCCTACATTTGCATCATCGCCACCATCCTGGGTATCCCCTCCAgcaccgggaggcaaaaggccttttccacctgctcctcccacctcattgtgctGACAATTTTCTATGTGACTGTGATCACTATCTATGTGGTTCCAACGGCCAACACACCCAAGCTCCTAAGCAAAATATTCTCTGTTTTCTATATCATTCTGACTCCCTTGATCAACCCTGTCATCTACTGTCTCAGAAACAAGGAGGTCAAAGAGTCCCTgagaaaagctattttgaaactgcctacttttagg atgtag